The Triticum aestivum cultivar Chinese Spring chromosome 7B, IWGSC CS RefSeq v2.1, whole genome shotgun sequence genome window below encodes:
- the LOC123162861 gene encoding uncharacterized protein (The sequence of the model RefSeq protein was modified relative to this genomic sequence to represent the inferred CDS: added 3 bases not found in genome assembly), protein MASRGGRGRVKRGQASHGGQGHVHHMMRMARKAMPRKCTDKAMKAMFRVKRRARIMPTMQHRIKEVIGMVPVTVLVVEEDVDAVPAPSGRCRRALRLIGFGNDERCFTKFGCGLGLTGHHGSNHFQGKVDRQLNVMPMAAAATWTGKT, encoded by the exons ATGGCAAG CCGAGGTGGACGTGGTCGTGTCAAACGTGGTCAAGCTAGCCACGGCGGCCAAGGCCATGTCCATCACATGATGCGCATGGCGAGGAAGGCCATGCCCAGAAAGTGCACAGATAAGGCGATGAAGGCCATGTTCAGGGTGAAACGACGTGCAAGGATAATGCCAACAATGCAACATAGGATCAAGGAGGTGATAGGCATGGTGCCGGTGACCGTACTTGTGGTCGAGGAGGACGTGGACGCAGTGCCAGCACCCAGCGGACGCTGTAGACGAGCCCTCAGACTGATCGGTTTTGGTAACGACGAGCGATGTTTCACCAAGTTTGGTTGCGGTCTTGGATTGACCGGTCATCATGGCAGCAATCATTTCCAGGGCAAAGTCGACAGGCAGCTCAACGTGATGCCCATGGCAGCAGCGGCAACATGGACAGGCAAAACA